AAAACAAATCTGTCTTTTTTCTAATCTAACGTAGAAGAAAACGAACCTGGATGCTTCCCTTGCATTGTTTTTAGCCTTTTGCACTGGAGAGAACCCTGCACTTTTAGGCAAGATGGGACCGAATCTCACATAATCTGGAATTTTCCGACTCACCTCATGTAATGGCGTCATAGGAGGCTCAGCAATGGGAAACATAGGAATCGCCTTCTTGCTACTGGTCGGATCATGGTTCATACACTCTTTAAAATAATTCGCGTAATTTCTAGTATTATCATCTAATAATTGCCCGTAATGTTTCTCCAAGTTCTGCAATTTCTCCGCCTGATCTGGCCTCATGGAAAACACCAATGATTCGTTAAAATACTGATCAAAATCAGCAGTGAACGACAAATCAGATGAATCCGGAATCATGTTCATCAGAATCCTATGTCTTTCCTctgaataccacccaacaatagAACTCATATGAGGTAGAAACAATGTTTTCCAAATCTCGGGAGCAAAATCAATCCTTGAAAAAAACGGGTCAACAGAAAACATCTCAAGAACATGAAGAACTGCATTTGTGACATTGTTTCTTAACTTCCATAAATAAGCAAGGTTAAGATGAGCCCAAGCGGATAGATAAAAATTAGGTACCCCTGCGGTTCTATCACTAGAGTTCAACATAGCACACACTTGCAACATTTTTTCTGCATGATCAAGTCTTGCCATTTTAGTTTCGGTATTTGATGTATTAATAGCTTCTTCAAGAGCATCCATCCCCCAATCCAAGTTAGCCAAAACCGCTTGATCAGAGTATCTAACTTCCGTACCCTTTTTACTGCTCTCATCTTCTGCTGCTAATCTCTCACCACATTGTTCCTTCTGCAGAGCTCTCTGTCTCTGATCAAGCAAACGGTCTTGGATGAAACCACCAATCGTGGTGATCAAGGTATTCACGATATCATCTTGGTCCATTGAACACCTATAGTTTTCTAACCATAATTATGTATAAGTATTAATACATAGCAAAAAATATCAAAACCTAACTTAAGATCAAGTATCAGTCATTTGACCTTGAAACACAACCTTTCAACTTTAGTATTTGACTAAATTATGAAAACAGTTTGTAAGACCGAAATTCCACCTAGAATTAAATAAACTGAACCGGCatgtaaaacataaaaattcatGATATAGCTTAATGTGTGTgtagtttaattactttttaataaatcaAAGAATTACTAGTTTGCACGGAAATAGGAATACAAATAAACCTAAACAATTTAACTGAATATATATTTCTATGTACATACACGTACATAGAGCTGCCAGTTTTGACACGGACCTGTAAACACAACACGGCCCAAAGTTCACAACTGTAACTATAATcaatcaaaacacacacacacacacaaactcgatccggaaaaagaaaaaagtaacaTTTTCACAACTATAACTACACAAATATAACTATTAATCATATATTTACAGTTTTAccactcacacacacacaaaaaataaaagaaacaataGAATCAAAAAGAGTAATTACTTACAGTAACTTAGTAAATGAACTTCAGGAAGAATTATAAGTATACCAGAATCTGTTAGAAATTTGTACctataattaaatacaaatataagtttataaatattatgaGTGAATGATTGATATGACGAGTTGCCGGCTTCCGAAATAGCCGGCCGGCGGTTGTGAAAATATTTGTAACAATGTTTGTTTTGTTCATGGTCAACGCTGGATAgtcaactttttttgtttttttgtggAAGTATGGAATGAAAAACTTCTTTTTTGTTGATTAAATTTGTGAAATGTAGAGTAAGTTACAAGTTTTTATGCAGGTTGTACAAGTTGTTGAAAGAGGAAGTTTTTGAGCTACAAAGGCTTTATCTGGAAAAGAGATGTGGGTTTTGTTTGTTGGCGggaaatattatttttcttttaacaagttgattgtttatttttgaattttaaatttctTCAAAGATAGAAAGAAATAAGTTAAGAATGGGTCAGTTGGTGTATGCTCGAGATAAAGGAGAGTAGCAGACTACGGTCTTTCCCGTTTAGACTTTAGATCATATCTactatttcaatttcaataagatacgagcatggtacccgcgcaatgcgacgacaTTAGCGGGGACGGCGTTTTGTgttgtcggtgatggtattattggtggtggtggcggtgtcaaatggtgtaggattgtaagttgatgtaaaggtgatagtgaaaatattttagaagataagggctgaagtgtaaattaatttattaaaaacataaaatgttcAATGACACTTTCgatatttcaaagacagaactttctaaaaataaaaataggtttTTGCTTTATTAAATAGTAAAGATATGGGGTGTATGGATTATAGATGTATGTTATTGGGTTTATCCTTATAATTATCTTACAATCCAAAATTACAATTTCAGTTTgcaataaactttttttattgacTTTCAAGATTTTGTTATCTGATATGGTTTAGACCTTATGAAAATTTTTACAGatatatttttatctaaaatgtttgaaactaataataaacttaaaaaaaaaaaattatataaattgttgCAATGTTAGACAATAAATACACGTAATTATCTACAAAGATattaatgaagttcaaatcTTCATTTAGCCAACTTTGACATATAACTAATCCTTCTATGAGTGCTTGATTTGGATATATGCAGTTATAAATTTGAGGAGGGCAGGGTTAACCCCTTTAATCGTTGTGCTTTCGTGCTAATTAGTAGGGAGTTTTTCttccattgggtatttgaattaaacatttatatttCGAGGGAACTCTCTAGTGTGGACTCGGTAAGACAacatatgctagacctctcgttatcgaatcacgacacaaagtttcaagcgaaattcacttttcaaaaaaaaaaatccacatagacatgtaattaatatatttttttaccaaACTAATCTTTAatatcaaaaaaagaaaagtttcaTTAGATTAGATATGGGAAAGGAGAAAAGTGAGTGTATAGTTGTCATATATACCTAAACTAAGTATTAAACCCTATCAcaaactaatattttaatatttattgtataataaataaataatagacCTCCTATGTTTCtatgaattaaaaatttaacatataaaatgttttatacCTGAACTAAATACATGAGAGACTAATATTTCCAACACTCAAAGAAAGATCTATTTTTCCCAAAAGTTATCTAACTAGACATATAACTAATGGAAAATGACTAATCTTCCTAAGTCTTAACtaaatagtctaaaaatcctcctaatactCTAAGAATGTGACATGtagtatccactaattctctttcctaattttgccccctgattttttcacatgttatcTTCCAATagttaggaagatttttagaGTTTTTTCCCAAACTAGTGTAATAGATaaatttatttaccaaattagtatagttttaaaaatatttaccaaattagtggGGTGGGATAAATTGAGTCTTGCTAATTTGAGTCAAAAAAAAGttcatgtaacttacacatgtgtaagttaactccgaccactaccaccaccaccaccaccaccatcatctctgggCACTACCATGATCTTCCGGTGACGGaaaccatctccggcgagacttacacatgtgtaagttaactttccggcgatgatggtggctggtggtggttgtcaaaaattatgactcggagcgggcttcgcccttaaggatattcataaaccaaagctggtgggggtgataggtcatagagggtgataggtcattgggGGAGATGAAAAAAAAACCAATGGACTTTTTTTAGACTCAAAATAAGctggactcattttatctttcctCCCAAATTAGTATATTCTATCTTTTTGTTctagtttttatctttaatttcaCTCTCTGCAATATTATCATCATCCATATAGATGAAAACTTGTATGAACTTGAAATAGAAAGTGAAATATTTTCGTTGTGACcataaaaaatatagttattttgagcataattaacaaaatatatatacatcactATCTTTATTCCTTTTTAttgctttctttctttattttttcactctacttatacatatacatgaatTTGAAGATTCACTGTTCAAGATGACTTTCAGCTAGCCTTCTCATTTCTCAAGTTGAAATTGTCCTTTTCATCTTTTGTAAGAATGCTTTCATCAACAAGCGTGCCCATATTGTATGAAAAAACCCAAACTAAAAAATACAGAATATTATAATCAAAGTAATTTAATATGCAAGGAATTTAACTTAGCATTGTGATTGTATCAGAGTCTACAATTACCTTCAATCAAAGCCTACAAAcacattaaaaaacaatattcaaatgttgcaaAACTGAAAAGAATGCAGACTAAACATATTCATTTACGAGTacgattaattattttttagttgtataaagATTGAGATGTTTTGAGCTTAGTTATTGCTTCGTATTGCTTCTCTTTTTAGTTTATATGAAAACAATACGGTGATTATTTGCAGCCTTTAATTGAAGATGAAATGAAACACAAGAACAAAGAGATGAAATATACtaatttagtaaatatttttgaaattatattaatttattaataagtttaCCCACTACactaatttggaaaaaaaactcaagatttttaagttatttagttagaaggattaatcatttctcataACTAATATATACTCATTTAATGAGTGGTTTTCCAGTGAGAACACCCATAAAATGAGAACACAGtgagaaaatttaaaaacttcattttgttgcattaaaaatctataaaattaacatagtgtataactaactatcattatttaagtgtttaacaacacattgatacgtcaaaattgaaaaagtcacattttttgtgcatccatgttgatgaatatgcatccaagatggatgtacaaaacaaaaaaacgtgattttttcgattttgatgaatcaatatgttgttaaacacttaaataatataattagttatatgctaattttatgaacttttaatacatcaaaaatgaaaattttaaaatgtacGCACaatgttctcattttaaggTTGAATGTATTGGATTGACAACCTTCATTTCATATATACGTATACAtgcatagttgttaaactcttattagtcgatttacaccaaaaacaaGTCAACTCGCTAGCTGATTCAAAGATGATCAATTCGGTTAACTGTGATTTAAAAACCGTGAATGAACCGTTCCATCGATGAtttggtttttaaatttttgcattttcggttttttctttttatgtccTTTTTTATTTCGGATCAAATGGTTAGATCCTGGTTTTACAGTTTCACCGGTTTTTTTTCACGTCCCTAtcacaaaatcataaattcaattttcaatagcgcattatatatactttaacAAAATGGGCTTCAATAAGCTCCACATGGGCCAGCCATTGTTGAGCTTAAAcccaacacaaacacacacacacatatcaaattatcaatcaattaatcatCACTACAATAATCTGTTACAGGGTTcacctaaaaaataaaaaaaacagtcATAAAAATGTCACACATATTACGTCCCCTAATCCTATTATCACCGTCATCCAAACAACCTCTCCGCCGATGCTTAACTTCCATCCTAACAACCTCAACTACCTCTCCATCACCGTCAACTACTCTCACAAATCCTTTCATTTTTATCCACCGGAAAAGCCTTCACGTTGCTCGATCCCGCGGTCTCCGGCCGGCCGACGTCCCGGTACCGGCGGAACTCAATCAGAGCGATAACGAATCGGATTCTGATCGGAAAAGTAGGAATGAGAAGAAACGTGAGGCGCGCCGTGGTTTTCGCTGGGCTACGGAAATTGCTGAGTTTAATGATTCGCAAATTAAACGTATTCTCAGGTGATTTTGCAAATGTATTACATATAtactgtatctatatctatttatgataatattttgtattttttgttaattttgtaaGGGATTTTATGAATTTAGTTACAGATATAACTGTCTTCCATAGCCCATAGAGTAAATAAAGTTTgattcgttatatatatatataggcgcTAAACGATCGAAGCTGTCCGTGAGATACCCGAGCTTGATTCATTAAAAGTTTGATTCAATTTATTCTGTTCGAACCGATGTTCAAGCTTAATTTGTAGTTAGCTTGAGCTTAAGAGAACAAATATAATTAGGCTTGTCAATTTATATAAACGAGGGAAAGTGcccgcgcgttgtggcggtgagatggtgggggtgataggtcataggaggtgataagtcatagagtgtgatagccaaatgctttagccgtacgggctccgccctcggatttaaaaattcgtcgaaaatatatcaaatgacatctctaatgaaagagtatgaaattttatgaacacccatacaatttttgtaatttatcgataaccggtttttgagataaatgattttgaatgaattagaagaataaaatgatttatggagtaaagagaaaaaatgagtggttgagatttaaagagaGATAAGAAAATAAgttgttgagatttaagggtattataggtatattaggtagagatctTTAAactagtgaataaagaagagaggtaatttaggtagttcaaatcatcttttgagatttcaaaaatggcaaaatgctttataagatagtatagatatagtcatatagatatagaattatagatatatataaataatactcgtaatattttaCATTTGAAACATTTTTTAACTGGCTTTATTTAATTAGATACAAATATAATTGCCttctagagagagaaaggaaAGTAAATTGCGAATTATGATAATGGTGAAAATACATTAGAAGGAGATAATGAACATGGTGTCAATACTAGTAGATAGTGATACATGATCCGTGTAGTGTATATGCAGCTAACTTAAAGTCTTAAACTGTAGGTGATGttacatattatattaatatatttatgtttaataattTGCAACATTTTAATAAGAATTCACAACTTATATAGGAATTTAGTTATATAACTACCGTTAGGCTACATGAATTCTAAGTTTTGTTAAACAATATGGGGTAAATGAGTGTTAGATACTTAGATGTGAACTTTGCAGATGAGTGTTATGTTTGTGAGTTTAACAAGTAGCTGTATTGATCAAATCTTGTTTGTAGCATCAACATTACTGAATAGGTTATGTTAATATGtgcatatatatgtttaaaagaaGGATCAGTTAATAACACTTTGAACTATATAAGTCAGCACGTCTAACATAGTTTGCATGTTTATATCCATTTTGAAGTCTTTAGTAACATTTTAAAGCATAAAGTCAACAAATTCACATTTAAATTTTTCTACATCTATGCTGAATATTTACATCTACATTTATCCTGGCTATATCAAAGTCCGCATCTGTGTatcattgtattttttttttttaatatttgagaTATAAATATGTCAATTTTGTGACCTTTTCAGTTTATATGGTTCGATGTACAATATTGTTTTTTATGTGAAAGTTTAGTAAAGCTTGTTTTTCGTGTGTAGAGCGGTTTCGCTTGAAAAAGAGGTGTTTGATGCTGTCATGTTGGTGAAGGTGAGTCATCAATACATCTGTACTAGTTTGATTTGTGGTTTGTCGCCATCATAAAGCATGTCTTATTTGCTACAGAGATTAGGTCGTGATGTCCGAGAGGGGAAGCGAAGGCAGTTCAGCTATATAGGTACAATAAGCATAACACAAATTTCCCTTTTCAGCAGAGTTTGGCCCTATTTTTTTGTCTTCAAATGTTGATTGAGTGAGTAGGCTGCATAGTATTGCTTCAactatttatgattttattattaGGAAGGCTATTGCGTGACGTGGAACCTGAATTAATGGATGGATTAATAAGAGCAACAAAAGATGGCGATCAGCAGAAGTTACAACAGTTATCTGGTTCAGATAAATTGGATCTGGGAGGGATCagtgaagaggaagaagaaagcAACACTGAGGATGAAGACGAGGTATGCTTAGTAGACCATTTTTTGGGGGGAATCCTGTATACATTATTTTCCGCTTTTGATATTTCAATTTGGTTATTTAGAGATGGCATTTTAAAATGGGCTGAATGTGTCAAAAAGGTTGAGAGTAACACAAACTGTATTTCTAATCTTACAGCCTTGGGCCTCCTATGTCATGTTTTAAAACTGGATTATTAATAGTAGAAGTGGACAAAGTGCATATGTAACGCAACAAGCCATTTAATATATAGAGAAATGGCCAAAGTGCACACAAAAGTGTTGGTTCAATGATCACAATATGACTggtacaaaaaaaataaaaacaccaaTGTCAGTATGTTACCCTACCATTCATTTTGCGGCCTCTAGGCTGTACCATGTGCTGAATGCTTTCCATTCCCTTACATCTATTATGTGACCTTATTGTTGTAGGTCCCAAGAGCAACTGATTCTTGTGTCTGTTTTACTTGGTATATaattatcttttacattttatctCAGATGTATGGTGATTACAATGATTTAGCAACCAAATGGTTTGATGGCTTGGTAAACAAAGATGTCAGTATTACTAATGAGATATACTCTCTTAGTACTGTTGAGTTTGATCGTCAAGTAAGTTATTTCTTGTTTTACTAATTTACGTAATGGGCACCAACATATGATATTTAGATTTCTGTGAGACGTTGGTTAGGAAGATATGATATAACTCTATTAGCTGATATCTTAGGCATGTTGAGGTGACTAATAGGAAGGATGTTTGGTATTTACAACACAGAATCCCTTATTATCTAACTGAGTAACAGATAGGCGCTTGTTGTATGTAGAGATtttaattttgacccatttatagGTGAAATGAACCGTTTTTACCTATGGTTTTTCCAACCAGGCCAAATGTGTAAAAAAGGTGACTTTTATGGAAATGGGTTAAAAGCTGCTGAAAGTACATTTAAAATGCCCAAAACCTGCTTAATCATATTGTTAAAAATTTAGATTGCTATAATAACACCAGTCTTTCAAAATGATATATCAGTATATCACATATAAAATGTTCACCGAATTCCAAAATTGGTGCAAGTCAGCTCAAATCAGTCAATTCTAACCTAATCATAAAATTTACCCATTTTTAATTGCACATGATTTGATACATAGCCCAACCTGCTTTACCTGATCAGCTTGGTGATAGAATAGTACTGATAGCTGTAGAAGAacctattatgatttttaatgtgATGAACATAGATTAAGAATAGTTTAGAGGGATTTTGTCAATTCAGTAACTTGCATTCTAGAACCTTCATTAAAGTTTTGGTCAAGCTCCTATAG
The Erigeron canadensis isolate Cc75 chromosome 2, C_canadensis_v1, whole genome shotgun sequence DNA segment above includes these coding regions:
- the LOC122588523 gene encoding uncharacterized protein LOC122588523, which encodes MSHILRPLILLSPSSKQPLRRCLTSILTTSTTSPSPSTTLTNPFIFIHRKSLHVARSRGLRPADVPVPAELNQSDNESDSDRKSRNEKKREARRGFRWATEIAEFNDSQIKRILRAVSLEKEVFDAVMLVKRLGRDVREGKRRQFSYIGRLLRDVEPELMDGLIRATKDGDQQKLQQLSGSDKLDLGGISEEEEESNTEDEDEMYGDYNDLATKWFDGLVNKDVSITNEIYSLSTVEFDRQELRKLVRNFCSVQDRNAVSEENGGETDKKLLKAKKYLTRFLVALAKQLPTEENYIL